The DNA segment AGCACTCCCACTACGAGGAGGTCCCGGCGCACCTGGCCGACAAGATCGTGGCCGAGACAAAGGAAGCCGCCGCCAAGTAAAACCCGTCAAGTAAGCCCTCAAGAAATCCCCGTGCCCGCCATCCCGGGCGGGCCCTCCCCCGTAGTACCTCGGACATTGTCCGGGGGACGACCACTTCCAGGGGAGGACGGGGCCATGAGAACCACGGGGCGCATAGGGGCTGGACTGACCGCGCTGGCGATCGGCGTCGGCTGGGCACTCGCCGGGCCGGCACCGGCGGCAACCTCGTCGGTCAGCCTGATCAACATCTCGTTCACCCCGGCGACGGTCACCATCACCGTGGGCGACACGGTCACCTGGACCAACAACGAGTCCGGCCAGATCCCGCACTCGGTGACCTCGGACACCGCCGGCCAGTTCGACTCCAACCCCGCCTGCGCCGGGGCGGCCACCAGCTCCTGCATGCTGCCCGGGCAGAGCTTCTCGCAGACCTTCGCCACGGCCGGGAGCTTCGCCTACCACTGCCGGATCCACGCCAACATGCACGGCACCGTTGTCGTGGTCGCCGCAGCGGCGGCCAGCCCCACGCCCTCCCCATCGCCCAGCCCGATGCCGGCGGCCAGCCCCACGGCGTCGCCCAGCCCCACACCGGCGGCGAACCCCACGCCCGCAGCAAGCCCCACCGCCGCGGCCACCACCGGGGCCACGGCCGGAGGCACCGGGTCGGGCGGCTCCCAGGTGCTGGGCACCCAGATCAGCCGGAAGCCCACCCTGCCGGTCACCGGTGCCCGGGACCTGCTCCCGCTTACCCTGGTGGCGGGGGGTCTGCTGCTCACCGGAGCGGCCGCCCTCCTGGCGAGCCGCCGGCGCCGGACCGCCCGCACGCCGGGGTAGAAAACCTTCCGACCACCCATCTGCGTTTCTGTGCACACCAGGGGGCTCCACATGGCACTGGATGGACACAGAAACGCGGTCCGGGTGGGGCGGGCGAGC comes from the Actinomycetota bacterium genome and includes:
- a CDS encoding plastocyanin/azurin family copper-binding protein, with amino-acid sequence MRTTGRIGAGLTALAIGVGWALAGPAPAATSSVSLINISFTPATVTITVGDTVTWTNNESGQIPHSVTSDTAGQFDSNPACAGAATSSCMLPGQSFSQTFATAGSFAYHCRIHANMHGTVVVVAAAAASPTPSPSPSPMPAASPTASPSPTPAANPTPAASPTAAATTGATAGGTGSGGSQVLGTQISRKPTLPVTGARDLLPLTLVAGGLLLTGAAALLASRRRRTARTPG